CCCGGGCGTGCGGGACTACACGTGCGGATTCCGGGCCTACCGGGCCGCGCTGCTGGGCCGGGCCCGCCAGCGCTACGGCGACCGCTGGATCGAGTCACAGGGTTTCTCGGTGATGACGGAGATCCTGCTGAAGCTGCGCCCCTTGCGGCCGGTGGTGCGCGAGGTGCCCATCGATCTGCGCTACGACCTCAAGCGCGGGCGCAGCAAGCTGGTCGCGGGGCGGACCATCCGCCAGTACCTGGGGATGATCGTGCGGCTGCGGCTGCGAACGTGAAGGGTCTCAGGCGCCTGGCCGAGTCGCATCGATCCCAGACCCAAGCCTCCACCCAGGACGCGCGAATTCCCGGGTGGCCGGCGTTGTATCCCCACGGAGTCCGAACCGAAGGAGGGGGGTCGGATCCGTGTGGGATCTGGAGCGCCGGGAGGCGGGCTTCAGCCTCCTGGAAGTGATCGTCTCGCTGCAGCTGCTCGCGCTGGTCGTCCTGGTCTTGCTCCCTTTGAACCGGCTCGCGCTCGGCACCATCGCGTACGCCTCGGGAGCGGTCGGATACGCTCCCGTCCATACCGAGCATCCGGCCAGGCTGCGCACATCGGCTGCGGAGTACGTGCACGCAGAACTGGAGTATCTGCGCAGCCGCGGATACGCCGCGTTCGCGGCGGCGCACTGTCCTTTGTCCGCCGAGCCGCGCCCTGATCCGGTGCGGGACGTCCCGCCGGACTACCTGGGCGCCCACGAACCACGGATTCCCCCTGGGTTCGCTCGCGCTCGCATCCGCGTGGAAGACGAGCAGGTACACGGGGTGGCCCCGGACGGTTGTTACCCGCGGCGGATCACGGTCTTGCTGTACCGCACCGACGAAGACGCCGCCGCGGCCAGGCCCTTTGCACGCGGGGCGATCCTGCTGTCGCCGCGCGGCAGGGCGGAGGCAGACCCGTGAGCGGCGTCCCACACGGCGACGAAGCCGGCCTCACGCTGGTCGAACTGCTCGTGGCGTTGTGCCTGCTGGGGGCCGTGCTGATCGCGACGACGACCGTGCTGTCCGGGACGTTTCGGGCGTGGCGTGTGACGGCGCACCGGGCCGAAGAACAGCAAAATGTCCGGCTGGCCCTGGAGTGGATGGTGCGCAGGCTGCGCGTCATCGGCCCAACCGACCTGACCGGCGGCGACGGGGGTTCGGTCGCCTTCGTCGCCGACTTGGGCAGCGGGGTCAAGCCCCACCGGTTCTGTCTGGATCGGCGCAGCTGGGTAGTGCGCCACCAGTCCGGAACGGACGTGACCCCGACGGGCTGCACAAGGGGCGCGGGCATCACGACCCCTGCTGAGGCGGGCCAGCCCCACGTGGTGTCGCTGGAGTTTGCTTACTTCGACGCCGCCGACAACCTGCTGCCGGTTCCCCTGGACGCCACAGACCTCACGCGCATCCGGCGCATTCGGATCGAGTTGAAAATGGGCCTGCCAGGCCGCGACGAAGCCTCGTCGGCGATGGGTCTAACCGCGGAGGTGGGACTACGCGGGGAGGTGCGGTGATGGCGATCGGACACGGGCATTTCGTGTTCGGCGGAGCACGGGCGGGGCGGCGGTGTGGCGGTCCCGAGGCCGTTCGACGAGTGATGGGTTTTGACGAGTCGGGGCTGGCGCTGGTCGTCACGCTGGCCGCGACGGTGGTGCTGCTGGCGGTGTCGGCGACTCTCGTGGCCGTGGCCCGGAACGAGTATCGGCTGGCGGCCTTGGCCCAGACCTCGCGGCAGGCCCTGGCCGTGGCCGAGGCCGGGCTGGAGCGCGGGCTGTTCGAGTTGCGACGAGACAGCAACTGGACGGACGCGACGGGGGCAACTGCCCTCAGCAGCGGCCCGTCGTGGTCCCCGCTGTGCCTGGCACCGGACGCCGCACCTCCGTGCGACGAGGCGAGGGCCGTAGACGTGCCCTTTCCCGGGACGGATCCGCTCGGAACCTTTACGGTCGAACTGGCCAAAATCGGAGCGGATCCGCCGCTGGGTTGCGACGCAACGACGTGCATGCGACTCCGCGCGAGCGGGCGGGTCCGCGGATCGGCGCGCGTGGTGCAGGCCGTGGCCCGCCGCGTCGCCGACGCGGCTGTGGAGGTGCAGGAGTGGCGGGAGGTGTGGAAGGCGGAGTAGCGGGAATCAAAGACCGCGGGACACCGATTCCGGAGGGAGGAGACGACGTGCGTGCAGCCCCTCCCGACACGGAACCCGGGCAGCGGGGTTTCACCCTGGTGGAGGCGATCGTCGTCGCCGCGATCGTCTCGGTCCTGCTCGGAATGGCCCTGGGCGGATACCGTGGAGTGCTGGCGGAACGGAGGGTGGACCGCGTGGCGTGGGAGATCGCCGGAGCCTTCCGGCTGGCCCAACAGACGGCCGTGGCGAGGGCGGGGGAGTGGCAAGCGGTCCGGGTCTACCTGACGGACCGGGCGGAGGTGCGGGGCCTCACGCCCGCGGGCACGGAGACCACGACGTTGTCCGCAACCGACGTCTTCCCGGACGGCGTGCGGGTGAGGCGCCTGACAGGATGCGAGCCGTTCGAAGTCCTGGGCTCCGGTGCGCCCCGCGTCGGCTGTCAAGGGACGATCGAGGTCAGGTCGGGTCCGGCCGTGCGGTACGTGATCGTGACCGCCCACACCGGCCGGGTGCGCGTCGGCACGTCCCCGCCGTAGGTGAGGTCTGCCTAACGACGTCGCGCGTCCCCCTGGAGACCCTTTCGTAGCCGACGTATCCTCTTTGGCAGGAGATCACGCCGCGCCGGCCGGTGACGGGACCGGAGGGATCGTGGGAGCCGCAGATGCCTGAACGCTACCACATCATCACCTACGGTTGTCAGATGAACGTCCGCGACTCGGAGGCTATGGCCGGGATGTTGGAGGCGGCCGGCTACGAGCGCGCCGAGGGGGTCGAAGACGCGGACGTGATCCTCCTCAACACGTGCACGGTCCGGGAGGGGGCGGACGACCGCGCCTACGGCCGCGTGGGAGAACTGCGCCGTCTCAAGCAGCGCAAGCCGACCTTGATCCTCGGGATGGCGGGCTGCCTGGTGCAGAAGGACCGAGAGGAAGTCCTGCGCCGCGCGCCGCACCTGGACCTGGTGTTCGGGGTCCACAACCTGCACCGCTTGCCGGAGTTGCTGCGCCAGGCGCGCGATGGGTGCCAGCGCGTCTACGAGGTGTGGGACTGCCGCCCCAAGGACGAGCCGCTGCCGGTGCTGCCCGCCGTGCGGTCGGGCGGGGTGCGCGCGTACGTGAACATCATCCACGGCTGCAACAAGTTCTGCACGTTCTGCATCGTGCCGTTCGTTCGCGGCCGTGAGCGCAGCGTGCCGCCCGAGGAGGTGGTCGCGGAGGTGCAACAGCTGGCGGTGCAGGGCTACCGGGAGGTCACGCTGCTGGGGCAGAACGTGGACTCCTACGGGCAGGACCTGCGTCCGCGCACGGATCTGGCGGAGTTGCTGGCGCGTGTGCACCAGGTCGAGGGGATCGAGCGGATCCGGTTCACCACCAGCCACCCGCGCGACATGACGGAACGACTGGTGCGCGCGGTGGCGGACCTGCCCAAGGTGTGCGAGCACATCCACCTGCCGGTGCAGTCCGGCGACGACGAGGTCCTGCGCCGAATGCACCGCGCCTACACCGTCACCGACTACCTGCGCATCGTCGAGACGATCCGGTCGCACATCCCCCAGGCCAGCATCACCACCGACATCATCGTCGGCTTCCCCGGCGAGACCGAGGAGCAGTTCGAGAACACGCTGCGCCTGGTCGAGACGGTGCAGTTCGACGCGTGCAACACCGCTGTCTACTCGCCGCGCGAGGGCACAAAGGCCGCGGTGTACGACGATCCGGTCGATGCGCAGACCAAGCGGCGCTGGCTGTGGTCGCTCAACCGCATGGCAGAGCGGATCGCTTTGGCGCGCAACCGCCGCCTGGTCGGGAGCACCCAGGAAGTGCTGGTGGAGGAACGGGGCAGAGACGGCGGCGTGGTGGGCCGTACCCGGACGAACAAGGTGGTCACGCTGCCGGGACCCGAGGCGTGGATCGGGCGCACGATCCGGGTGAGGATCTCCGAGGCCGGGTCTTGGGTGCTGCGCGGCGAGCCCGTCGGCGTAGTCGCCGCGTCCGCGTGACGGGGAAGTCCGCGGTGGACCGCGTCGTCGCCACCCCACCGCGCAGCAGATCTGGCGGGCCGCAGACTCACACCGGCGGTTCGACTCCCGCGATCAGCCACGCGCGCTCGGCCAGCAGCATGCGCAGTGCGCGCGTCCAATCGCCCCACGCGGAAGTCGGGTGGGCCGGCACCGGGGCGGCCTGGGGAGGGTGGATCGTGACCACCGCCACGTCCGCGCGCTCGGGGATCCCGGCCAGTTCCTTCGCCCTGCGCACCGCGGTGTCGAAGTCCCCGAGCTGGTCGACCAGCCCCACCGCCAGCGCCTGACGACCGGTCCATACGCGGCCCCGGGCGACGGCTTCCACCTCGTCCTCGGTTCGGCCGCGCCCCTCGGCCACGACGGAGCGGAAGCGGTGGTAGATGCGCTCCATCCACGCACGCAACGTCTGCCAGTCCGCATCGGTGTACGGCGCGAGGGCCGAGGGCATGGTGGCCGAAGCCCCGCGCGAGAGGATCTCGTGGTGGATGCCGGCGCGGGCGAGCAGCCCGTGCACATCGAACTTGCCGGAGACCACGCCGATGGAGCCCGTGATCGTCGTGGCGCCCGCCACGATCCACGACGCCCCACAGGAGACGTAGTATCCGCCCGATCCGGCCACGTCGCCCATGTGGACGACCACCGGCTTGCGACGGCGCAACCGCGTCACCTCGCGCCAGATGAGGTCGGAAGCGACGGCCGACCCTCCTCGTGAATCCACGTGGAAGACGACGGCCTTGACGTGCGGGGCGCGCTCGGCGGCGCGGAAGGCTCGCGCCACGGTGTCGCAGCCTGCGAGGACCTGCCCGAGTAAGGGCAGGGGCAGGGGCAGCTCCCGGCTCTCGCCGGGTACGATCGTACCGCGCAGCACGACGACGCCGACGGCGTCCGGCCGCAAAGACCGCCAGCGGTAGCGGACGGGGAGGGAACGCCGCGCCTGGGACAGCGGGACGATGCGTGCACTGCGCCCGTCGGCCAGCAGGGCGGCGAGGTCGTCCTCGTAGGCCATGTGGTCGGCGAGCCCGGCCTGTCGCAGGTCCTCGGGTGCAGGGACGCCACGGTCCACCAGGCGCTGCACGTCCTCGCGCGTCACGCGCCGGCGTTCGGCGAGGGCATCGGTGATCTCGTTGAGGGTGGCGTCGAGCACTGCATGGGTCACCTCGCGCTGCGGTTCGGTCGCACCCCGGTAGAGGAACCTGTGCGCGGCGGTCTTGTACTCGGCGATGTGGTGAAACTGGGGCAGCACGCCCCACCGGCCGAGCGCTTCCCGGAAGAACGCCAACTCCACGCGCGGCCCAAACGTCGTCACCTCGGCGCTGGGCGGCACGACGACGACGTCGGCGGCCGAAGCCAGGTACAGGTCGGACAGCCCGCTGTTGTAGAGGTAGGCGGCGACGCGCTTTCCCGAGGCACGAAACCGCGCGAGCGCTTCCCTCACGCTCTGACGCGTCGCCATCCCCGCCTCGAGGTTGTGCACCCTCAACACGATCCCCCGCATCCGTGAGCGAGCAGCGCGGTCCAGGGTCCGGCGGAGGTCCTCCAGGCTCATCGGCGGAGGCCGCAGCAGGCGCTGGAGCAGGGGGAGCGCGGCACGGCGCTCGGGCAGGTTTCCGGTCAGGGTCACCACGGCGTAGTCTGGCGCGGGCAGGACCAGTACGAGCAGGTTGCGTATCAGTCGCGCCGCGTTGGAGACGAGTTCGACCAAGAACAGGATCGGTCTCACGGGCTCACCTCCGGACGGTGGAGATGCGGTCGCAAGAAGTACGGGGTCACCGCCGCAGGAACCAGGTGTCCAGCCGCTCGCGCGGAACGATCACCAGCGTCGGTCTCCCGTGGAAGCAGGTGTACGGATCCTCGCAGCGTCCGAGTTCTTCGACGAGCGCGGTCATCTCTTCGTGTGAGAGGACGTCGCCCGCGCGAACGGCGCTGTGGCAGGCGGCCAAGATGGCCACGCGTTGGATGGCGTGACGCGGGCTGGCCGCCGGTTGGCCCGTCCGCAGTTCGGCGAGCACCTCCCGGATCAGTACGTCGGGCGACCCCCCCACGGGGGCGGGAACCTCCCGAACGAGGAACGTGCCGCCGAACGGCTCGATGTCGAAGCCGATCTGCCGGAACGCATCCAGAGCGCCTTCGAGGAGCGTGGCTTCGGAGGGGGGAAGGTCGAGGACGAGCGGCGCGGCGAGGGTCTGCGCGTGGGCTTCCCGCGACCGGGCGCGCAAAAACCGCTCGTACAGCACCCGCTCGTGGGCGGCGTGTTGGTCGATCAGTGCGAGCCCTCCTGGCGCGGCGGCTACGACATAGGCGGCGGCGACCTGGCCGAGCACCTCCAGCGGCGGGAGGCAGCGCGGTGGCGTCGGCAGCGGCAGGGCTGCAGCCGTGCTCTCGTGGATCTCGCCGGTCGGGGGGTCATTCCGCGGATAGGGCCGTACGCCCACCACGACGACATCCAGTCCGGACGGCGAACGCGATCGGAACGCGTCCCGGACGGCGGACTCAACGGCGCGGAAGACGGCGTCTTCGTCTGCGAAACGGACTTCCAGCTTGCGCGGATGCACGTTGGGATCGACGGATGCAGGCGGCAGCGTCACGAACAGCGCGCAGATGGCGTGGTGACCCGCAAGGACGTGCGTGCGCGACCCCTGCTCGATGGCGCGGGCGACCAGCGGGCTGTGCACCGGCCGCCGGTTGACGAAGACGTATTGTCCGCTGCGGCTGCGGCGGGCCGCCGACGGCACCCCGAGGAAGCCCTCAATCCGGAGCGCACCGGACGCACGGTCGATGGGGAGGAGGTGTTTTGCGCCGATGCCGAGGACCGTCGCGGCTCGCTCCAGCGGAGTGGCAGGAGGCAGTCGCAGCACCTCCTCGCCGTCGCGCACGAACCGGAACGCCACGTCGGGGCGAGCGAGGGCGTGGCGCTCGACCGCATCGGCGCACAGCGCGGCTTCGCGCCCCACCGAACGCAGGAACGCCCGCCGGGCCGGGGTGTTGTAGAACAGGCGCCGCACCGCGACGACCGTCCCCCTCGGCGCAGCGGCCGGCTCGACGCTGGGCGTGCCGCCGCCTTCGGCACGAACCCGCGTGGCGGCGTGGCCGTCGGAGGTCACGATGTCGACCTGCGAGACGGCGGCGATGCTGGGCAGCGCTTCGCCGCGGAATCCCAGCGTGGCGATCCCGCGCAGGTCGTCGCGAGAAGCGATCTTGCTGGTGGCGAACCGCCGCAGCGCGAGCACCGCGTCGGCGGGATCCATGCCCACGCCGTCGTCGGCGACGCGGACGAGGTCGAAGCCACCCCGCTCGATCTCCACGGTGACCGACCGCGCGAGGGCGTCGAGTGCATTCTCGACCAGTTCCTTGACGACCGAAGCCGGCCGCTCGACGACCTCGCCGGCAGCGATGCGATCGGCAAGCCACGATTCGAGGACGCGGATCCTACCCACGCCGGCGTCCGGGGTCGCGCTCGGTCGGACTGCGCATGCGCACCACCTTCGCGGGGTCGGCGGCGGATCGTTGCCGCAGGCGGCGCTGGATGTCGTGCAGGACGTTGAGCGCTTCGATCGGGGTCATCGCGGCGAGGTCCAAAGACCCCAGCTCTCTCTCGACTTCGGACTCGA
This Armatimonadota bacterium DNA region includes the following protein-coding sequences:
- the sppA gene encoding signal peptide peptidase SppA, encoding MRPILFLVELVSNAARLIRNLLVLVLPAPDYAVVTLTGNLPERRAALPLLQRLLRPPPMSLEDLRRTLDRAARSRMRGIVLRVHNLEAGMATRQSVREALARFRASGKRVAAYLYNSGLSDLYLASAADVVVVPPSAEVTTFGPRVELAFFREALGRWGVLPQFHHIAEYKTAAHRFLYRGATEPQREVTHAVLDATLNEITDALAERRRVTREDVQRLVDRGVPAPEDLRQAGLADHMAYEDDLAALLADGRSARIVPLSQARRSLPVRYRWRSLRPDAVGVVVLRGTIVPGESRELPLPLPLLGQVLAGCDTVARAFRAAERAPHVKAVVFHVDSRGGSAVASDLIWREVTRLRRRKPVVVHMGDVAGSGGYYVSCGASWIVAGATTITGSIGVVSGKFDVHGLLARAGIHHEILSRGASATMPSALAPYTDADWQTLRAWMERIYHRFRSVVAEGRGRTEDEVEAVARGRVWTGRQALAVGLVDQLGDFDTAVRRAKELAGIPERADVAVVTIHPPQAAPVPAHPTSAWGDWTRALRMLLAERAWLIAGVEPPV
- the miaB gene encoding tRNA (N6-isopentenyl adenosine(37)-C2)-methylthiotransferase MiaB — protein: MPERYHIITYGCQMNVRDSEAMAGMLEAAGYERAEGVEDADVILLNTCTVREGADDRAYGRVGELRRLKQRKPTLILGMAGCLVQKDREEVLRRAPHLDLVFGVHNLHRLPELLRQARDGCQRVYEVWDCRPKDEPLPVLPAVRSGGVRAYVNIIHGCNKFCTFCIVPFVRGRERSVPPEEVVAEVQQLAVQGYREVTLLGQNVDSYGQDLRPRTDLAELLARVHQVEGIERIRFTTSHPRDMTERLVRAVADLPKVCEHIHLPVQSGDDEVLRRMHRAYTVTDYLRIVETIRSHIPQASITTDIIVGFPGETEEQFENTLRLVETVQFDACNTAVYSPREGTKAAVYDDPVDAQTKRRWLWSLNRMAERIALARNRRLVGSTQEVLVEERGRDGGVVGRTRTNKVVTLPGPEAWIGRTIRVRISEAGSWVLRGEPVGVVAASA
- a CDS encoding prepilin-type N-terminal cleavage/methylation domain-containing protein, whose product is MRAAPPDTEPGQRGFTLVEAIVVAAIVSVLLGMALGGYRGVLAERRVDRVAWEIAGAFRLAQQTAVARAGEWQAVRVYLTDRAEVRGLTPAGTETTTLSATDVFPDGVRVRRLTGCEPFEVLGSGAPRVGCQGTIEVRSGPAVRYVIVTAHTGRVRVGTSPP
- the mutL gene encoding DNA mismatch repair endonuclease MutL; this encodes MGRIRVLESWLADRIAAGEVVERPASVVKELVENALDALARSVTVEIERGGFDLVRVADDGVGMDPADAVLALRRFATSKIASRDDLRGIATLGFRGEALPSIAAVSQVDIVTSDGHAATRVRAEGGGTPSVEPAAAPRGTVVAVRRLFYNTPARRAFLRSVGREAALCADAVERHALARPDVAFRFVRDGEEVLRLPPATPLERAATVLGIGAKHLLPIDRASGALRIEGFLGVPSAARRSRSGQYVFVNRRPVHSPLVARAIEQGSRTHVLAGHHAICALFVTLPPASVDPNVHPRKLEVRFADEDAVFRAVESAVRDAFRSRSPSGLDVVVVGVRPYPRNDPPTGEIHESTAAALPLPTPPRCLPPLEVLGQVAAAYVVAAAPGGLALIDQHAAHERVLYERFLRARSREAHAQTLAAPLVLDLPPSEATLLEGALDAFRQIGFDIEPFGGTFLVREVPAPVGGSPDVLIREVLAELRTGQPAASPRHAIQRVAILAACHSAVRAGDVLSHEEMTALVEELGRCEDPYTCFHGRPTLVIVPRERLDTWFLRR